One Prodigiosinella aquatilis DNA window includes the following coding sequences:
- the modA gene encoding molybdate ABC transporter substrate-binding protein: MQQQWTKWLAALTLSFSITATASAAEEKITVFAAASLTNALQDIATQYQQGKSVSIVTSFASSSTLARQIEQGAPADMFISANQQWMNYVQNKQLMDNNSRYTLLSNDLVVIAPKSATIKGVKIDENTNWKSLLKGGRLAVGDPDHVPAGIYAKEALQKLKAWDTLSPLMARANDVRAAMMLVEREEAPLGIVYGSDAIASNKVKVVGIFPANTHKPVEYPMAIVKGHNTPAVKAFYDYLKTPQAVSVFVRYGFTPVNVAK; the protein is encoded by the coding sequence ATGCAGCAACAATGGACTAAATGGCTGGCGGCCTTGACGTTGAGTTTCAGTATTACTGCAACCGCATCTGCGGCAGAAGAGAAAATAACTGTTTTTGCAGCTGCATCGTTAACCAATGCGTTACAGGACATTGCAACGCAGTATCAACAGGGGAAATCGGTTTCTATCGTCACTTCTTTCGCTTCGTCATCTACGCTTGCCCGGCAAATTGAGCAAGGGGCACCTGCCGATATGTTTATCTCTGCGAATCAGCAATGGATGAATTATGTGCAGAATAAACAACTGATGGATAATAACAGCCGTTATACGTTGTTGAGCAATGATCTGGTGGTTATCGCGCCTAAATCGGCCACGATAAAAGGGGTTAAAATTGATGAAAATACTAACTGGAAAAGTCTGTTGAAAGGTGGTCGTCTGGCGGTAGGCGATCCTGATCATGTGCCAGCAGGGATTTATGCCAAGGAAGCACTGCAAAAACTGAAAGCCTGGGACACCCTCTCACCGTTGATGGCCAGAGCCAATGATGTGCGCGCGGCCATGATGCTGGTAGAACGGGAAGAAGCACCATTGGGTATTGTCTATGGTTCAGATGCGATAGCCAGCAATAAAGTCAAGGTGGTTGGTATATTCCCGGCAAATACCCACAAACCGGTGGAGTATCCTATGGCCATCGTGAAAGGTCATAATACTCCGGCGGTGAAAGCATTTTATGATTACCTGAAAACGCCACAGGCTGTCAGCGTGTTTGTTCGTTATGGATTTACACCCGTTAATGTTGCTAAGTGA
- the modE gene encoding molybdenum-dependent transcriptional regulator, which yields MQAEILLTLKLQQRLFADPRRIALLKRIKQTGSISQGAKLAGISYKSAWDAINEMNQLAEQTLVERMTGGKGGGGAQVTRYGERLLQLYDLLEQIQQKAFDVLQQDNLPLDSLLAAIARFSLQTSARNQFFGTVLARSQQQVQQHLEILLADGQTRIQAAVTQQSADRLQLTSGKEVLVLIKAPWVNITALSAPVPTADNVLSGRITHLQPGEDHSEVLLALNGGETLCATVANTVIEQLGLQTNQLVNACFNADQVIIATLC from the coding sequence ATGCAAGCAGAAATTCTTCTCACACTCAAACTCCAGCAACGCCTGTTTGCTGATCCCCGGCGTATCGCCTTACTCAAGCGGATTAAACAAACCGGATCGATCAGCCAAGGGGCGAAACTGGCGGGTATCAGCTATAAAAGCGCCTGGGATGCCATTAATGAAATGAACCAATTGGCCGAACAAACACTGGTCGAGCGTATGACCGGTGGGAAAGGCGGCGGTGGTGCCCAGGTGACTCGCTATGGTGAACGTTTACTCCAGCTCTATGATTTGCTGGAACAGATTCAGCAAAAAGCCTTTGACGTACTTCAGCAGGATAATCTGCCGCTGGACAGTCTTTTGGCGGCCATTGCCCGTTTTTCACTGCAAACCAGCGCCCGTAACCAGTTTTTCGGTACCGTACTGGCACGCAGCCAGCAACAGGTACAGCAGCATCTGGAAATATTATTGGCTGATGGGCAGACGCGCATTCAGGCGGCTGTTACCCAACAAAGCGCAGACCGTCTGCAACTAACCAGTGGTAAGGAAGTTCTGGTGCTGATTAAAGCCCCTTGGGTAAATATCACCGCCCTTTCTGCCCCGGTACCAACAGCAGACAATGTGTTATCAGGGCGCATTACTCACTTACAACCTGGGGAAGATCATAGTGAAGTATTACTTGCTCTCAACGGGGGAGAAACCTTATGTGCCACCGTCGCCAACACAGTTATTGAACAGTTGGGTTTACAGACGAATCAGCTAGTCAACGCCTGTTTTAATGCTGATCAGGTGATTATCGCCACGCTATGCTGA
- a CDS encoding AcrZ family multidrug efflux pump-associated protein has protein sequence MLELLESLLFAIAMVPLMMALILGAIYGLGEAFNVFSGIGHDKENTIHK, from the coding sequence ATGTTGGAGTTATTAGAAAGCCTGTTGTTCGCGATTGCGATGGTGCCATTGATGATGGCGCTGATTCTGGGAGCCATTTATGGGTTGGGAGAGGCCTTTAATGTGTTCTCCGGTATTGGGCATGACAAAGAAAATACTATCCATAAATAA
- the modC gene encoding molybdenum ABC transporter ATP-binding protein ModC codes for MLQLDINQQLGDLTLRVKANLPANGITAIFGVSGAGKTSLINAIVGLTHLDEGYIQLNERVLVDTRQRVFLPPEQRKVGYVFQDARLFPHYRVQGNLRYGMAASMRRQFDDIVQLLGIEPLLKRYPMTLSGGEKQRVAIGRALLTAPDLLLMDEPLASLDLPRKRELMPYLERLSKEVNTPILYVSHSMEEILRLADRVLVLDKGKVKAQGELEAVWASNALRPWLPREEQSSIMNVTVLEHHPRYAMTALSLGEQHLWVGKIDSPLNVKQRIRINAADVSLVTERPKVSSIRNVLAAKVLECIDVGEQVEVKLSIGDQVLWARITPWARDELALHPYQWLYAQIKSVSITP; via the coding sequence ATGCTACAACTCGATATTAACCAGCAATTGGGTGATTTAACGCTCAGGGTGAAAGCGAACCTGCCAGCCAATGGTATCACGGCTATCTTTGGTGTTTCTGGTGCCGGGAAAACCTCATTGATTAATGCTATCGTCGGGTTAACACACCTTGATGAAGGGTATATTCAGCTTAATGAGCGGGTGCTAGTGGATACCCGGCAACGTGTTTTCCTGCCACCGGAACAGCGCAAAGTTGGTTATGTTTTTCAGGATGCGCGCTTGTTCCCACACTACCGTGTGCAAGGAAATCTGCGTTATGGCATGGCAGCATCTATGCGTCGTCAGTTCGATGATATCGTCCAGTTATTGGGTATTGAACCGTTGCTCAAGCGCTATCCGATGACACTCTCTGGCGGGGAGAAGCAGCGAGTAGCCATCGGCCGAGCTCTGCTGACGGCACCCGACCTGTTACTGATGGATGAACCATTGGCCTCGCTGGATTTACCCCGCAAGCGCGAGCTGATGCCTTATCTGGAGCGGTTGTCAAAAGAGGTCAATACGCCGATCCTGTACGTCAGCCATAGCATGGAAGAGATTTTACGGTTAGCTGATCGCGTTTTGGTGCTGGATAAAGGGAAGGTGAAGGCACAAGGTGAACTGGAAGCTGTCTGGGCTAGTAACGCGTTGCGTCCGTGGTTGCCGCGCGAGGAGCAAAGCAGCATTATGAATGTCACCGTTCTGGAACATCATCCTCGCTATGCAATGACCGCATTGTCACTGGGTGAACAGCATCTGTGGGTGGGTAAAATTGATTCGCCACTGAATGTGAAGCAGCGTATCCGTATCAATGCTGCCGATGTATCACTGGTGACGGAACGACCAAAGGTCAGCAGTATTCGTAACGTATTGGCGGCCAAAGTGCTGGAATGCATTGATGTTGGTGAGCAGGTGGAGGTTAAGCTGTCGATCGGTGATCAGGTGCTGTGGGCCCGTATTACCCCTTGGGCACGGGATGAATTGGCACTACATCCTTATCAATGGCTGTATGCACAGATAAAAAGTGTATCGATAACACCGTAG
- the modB gene encoding molybdate ABC transporter permease subunit, translated as MLLSDYEWQAVELSLKVSVVAVVCSLPLGILIAWILVRCRFPGKSLLDSVIHLPLVLPPVVIGYLLLVAMGRRGVIGSWLYDWFGFSFSFSWRGAALASAVVAFPLMVRAIRLALEAVDTRLELAARTLGANPWRVFFTITLPLMLPGVIVGTVLAFARSLGEFGATITFVSNIPDETRTIPLAMYTLIETPGAEMQAGRLCVIAIVLSLISLLLSEWLTHWSRRRLGG; from the coding sequence ATGTTGCTAAGTGATTATGAATGGCAGGCCGTCGAACTGAGTCTTAAAGTTTCGGTTGTGGCGGTCGTGTGCAGCTTGCCGTTGGGAATACTGATAGCATGGATTTTGGTTCGCTGTCGTTTTCCGGGAAAATCGTTATTGGATAGTGTTATCCATTTACCACTGGTGTTACCCCCAGTGGTGATTGGTTATCTTTTACTGGTTGCGATGGGACGGCGTGGTGTTATTGGGTCATGGCTCTATGACTGGTTTGGCTTCAGCTTCAGTTTTAGTTGGCGCGGGGCAGCCTTGGCCTCTGCCGTAGTGGCTTTCCCTTTGATGGTCAGAGCTATTCGCCTGGCGCTGGAAGCCGTCGATACCCGGCTGGAGCTGGCAGCCCGCACACTAGGTGCCAATCCCTGGCGGGTATTTTTTACGATTACACTTCCTCTGATGTTACCCGGTGTTATTGTTGGCACTGTGTTGGCTTTCGCTCGCTCGCTAGGTGAGTTTGGTGCCACCATCACTTTCGTGTCCAATATTCCCGATGAAACGCGCACTATTCCACTGGCTATGTACACATTGATTGAAACACCAGGGGCAGAAATGCAGGCCGGGCGGCTATGTGTTATTGCGATTGTCCTTTCGTTGATATCGTTGTTGCTGTCGGAGTGGCTGACACATTGGAGCCGACGGCGGTTGGGGGGATAA
- the galT gene encoding galactose-1-phosphate uridylyltransferase, which produces MVHFDPVEHPHRRYNPLTGQWVLVSPHRAKRPWQGQQESVSPIQLPRYDPDCFLCPGNTRVTGDKNPDYQGTYVFTNDFAALMSDTPDAPSNNDPLLRCQSARGTSRVVCFSPDHSKSLPELPVPALEQVIITWQQQSEELGKHYPWVQVFENKGAAMGCSNPHPHGQIWANDFLPNEAEREDRMQREYFHQHGIPLLVDYLNREQQEQVRHVLETEHWLVVVPYWASWPFETLLLPKAHILRLPDINAEQRHDLAIALKKLTSRYDNLFHTSFPYSMGWHGAPFNQDDQRHWQLHAHFYPPLLRSATIRKFMVGYEMLAETQRDLTAEQAAERLRMVSDVHYRDSGA; this is translated from the coding sequence ATGGTACATTTTGATCCTGTTGAACACCCACACCGTCGTTATAACCCGCTAACCGGACAATGGGTGCTGGTTTCTCCGCATCGTGCCAAACGCCCGTGGCAAGGACAGCAGGAGTCAGTATCCCCGATACAGCTTCCCCGGTATGACCCTGACTGTTTCCTTTGCCCGGGAAACACCCGTGTGACCGGAGACAAAAATCCGGACTATCAGGGTACATACGTTTTCACCAACGATTTTGCCGCCCTGATGTCGGATACGCCAGACGCTCCCAGCAACAATGATCCGTTGTTGCGTTGTCAAAGCGCACGCGGCACCAGCCGGGTAGTCTGCTTTTCCCCCGACCACAGTAAAAGTCTGCCGGAACTACCAGTACCCGCACTGGAACAGGTGATTATCACCTGGCAACAGCAAAGTGAAGAACTGGGCAAACACTACCCATGGGTACAGGTATTCGAAAACAAGGGTGCGGCCATGGGCTGCTCTAACCCGCATCCACATGGGCAAATCTGGGCCAACGATTTTCTGCCCAACGAAGCAGAGCGGGAAGATCGGATGCAGCGGGAGTACTTCCATCAGCACGGCATACCGTTGCTGGTTGATTATCTGAACCGCGAACAGCAAGAACAAGTACGCCATGTCCTGGAAACCGAACACTGGCTGGTGGTCGTGCCGTACTGGGCGTCCTGGCCATTTGAAACGTTACTATTACCCAAGGCTCATATTCTGCGCTTGCCGGATATCAATGCGGAACAGCGTCACGACCTGGCCATTGCCCTTAAAAAACTGACCAGCCGTTATGACAACCTGTTCCATACCTCCTTTCCTTATTCAATGGGCTGGCATGGAGCCCCCTTTAACCAGGATGATCAACGTCACTGGCAGTTACACGCCCACTTTTACCCGCCGCTGCTCCGTTCCGCCACGATACGCAAATTTATGGTGGGATATGAAATGCTGGCAGAAACTCAACGCGATCTGACCGCGGAACAGGCCGCCGAGCGGCTGCGGATGGTCAGTGATGTCCATTATCGTGATTCAGGAGCCTGA
- the modF gene encoding molybdate ABC transporter ATP-binding protein ModF — translation MSLLHIHQALFRLSDTRMLRLDELTIQHDQCWAFVGANGSGKSALARALSGDLAALDGQRQCNFQRVARLSFEQLQQLVSQEWQRNNTDMLSVGEDDTGRTTAEVIQDNMLDPARCVQLATQFGISHLLEQRFKYLSTGETRKTMLCQALMLQPDLLILDEPFDGLDVTSRTQLTALLADLVTQDYTLVLIINRFEDIPDFVNQVGILADCTLTRQGEREQIMSDVLVAQLAHSEKDLATTLPEPEDPRQQPMLPADQARIILRNGVVQYNDRLILNDLSWEVLPDQHWQIVGPNGAGKSTLLSLITGDHPQGYSNDLTLFGRRRGSGETIWEIKRHIGYVSSSLHLDYRVSISVRNVILSGFFDSIGIYQAISDRQRHLTTQWLALLGFSDTVADAPFQSLSWGQQRLVLIVRALVKHPALLILDEPLQGLDPLNRQLIRRWLDILIGEGDTQLLFVSHHAEDAPQCITHRLTFIPHHNGHYDYQFEDLNLV, via the coding sequence ATGTCATTACTGCACATCCACCAGGCATTGTTTCGCTTAAGTGATACCCGCATGTTACGTCTTGATGAACTGACAATTCAGCATGATCAATGCTGGGCCTTTGTCGGTGCCAACGGCAGCGGTAAATCCGCGCTGGCCCGTGCCTTGTCCGGCGACCTTGCGGCACTGGATGGTCAGCGTCAGTGCAATTTCCAGCGCGTAGCCAGACTCTCCTTTGAACAGCTTCAGCAACTGGTGTCGCAGGAATGGCAACGTAATAACACCGATATGCTCAGCGTGGGTGAAGACGATACCGGCCGCACAACTGCTGAAGTCATTCAGGACAACATGCTGGATCCGGCCCGTTGTGTACAGTTGGCTACCCAATTTGGTATTTCTCATTTACTGGAACAGCGCTTTAAATATCTGTCTACCGGCGAAACCCGTAAAACCATGCTGTGCCAGGCATTGATGTTACAACCGGATCTGCTGATTCTGGACGAGCCCTTCGATGGTCTTGACGTCACTTCCCGAACCCAATTAACGGCGCTACTTGCCGACTTGGTCACGCAAGACTACACGCTGGTGCTAATTATCAACCGGTTTGAGGATATTCCAGATTTTGTGAATCAGGTCGGCATTCTGGCTGACTGTACTCTCACCCGACAGGGCGAACGTGAACAAATCATGTCCGATGTTCTGGTGGCGCAGTTGGCCCATAGTGAAAAGGATCTGGCCACGACCCTGCCGGAACCGGAAGACCCCCGGCAGCAACCGATGTTACCGGCAGACCAGGCACGAATCATCTTGCGTAATGGTGTTGTTCAATATAACGACCGTCTGATTCTGAATGATCTGAGCTGGGAAGTTCTGCCCGATCAACATTGGCAGATTGTGGGTCCAAATGGTGCCGGTAAATCAACATTGCTAAGTCTGATAACCGGCGATCACCCACAGGGTTACAGTAACGATTTAACCCTGTTTGGCCGTCGACGCGGCAGCGGGGAAACCATCTGGGAAATCAAACGTCATATCGGTTATGTCAGCAGCAGTCTGCACCTGGATTACCGGGTCAGTATTAGTGTGCGCAACGTAATTCTTTCCGGCTTTTTCGATTCTATCGGTATCTATCAGGCCATATCTGATCGCCAGCGTCACCTCACTACACAATGGCTAGCATTACTGGGATTTTCTGACACGGTGGCCGATGCGCCATTTCAGTCACTGTCCTGGGGCCAACAGCGGTTGGTACTCATTGTTCGTGCGTTGGTTAAACATCCTGCGCTATTGATTCTGGATGAGCCGTTACAGGGGTTAGATCCTCTTAATCGCCAGCTCATACGCCGCTGGCTGGATATTTTGATCGGTGAAGGTGATACCCAGTTGTTGTTTGTATCACACCACGCTGAAGATGCGCCACAGTGCATCACCCATCGACTGACATTTATCCCACACCATAACGGACATTATGATTATCAATTTGAAGACCTGAATTTAGTCTAA
- the galE gene encoding UDP-glucose 4-epimerase GalE encodes MKVLVTGGSGYIGSHTCVQLIAAGHQPIILDNLCNSKTGVVDTIAQLSGQTPVFYQGDVRDRHLLDDIFSQHVIDAVIHFAGLKAVGESVREPINYYDNNVYGTLTLVEAMKKAEVNTLIFSSSATVYGDQPQIPYHESFPTGTPSSPYGRSKLMVEQILQDLQRAEPDWSIVLLRYFNPVGAHPSGDMGEDPQGVPNNLMPYIAQVAVGRRESLTIFGNDYPTADGTGVRDYIHVVDLADGHVAAMNILHKRPGVHIYNLGAGVGYSVLQVVEAFGKACGKPIPYHFAPRRDGDLPAYWADAEKANRDLHWRVSRSLDEMVADAWRWQSNHPNGFIG; translated from the coding sequence ATGAAGGTATTGGTTACTGGTGGAAGCGGTTACATAGGGAGTCATACCTGCGTACAATTAATCGCAGCGGGCCATCAGCCGATTATTTTAGATAATCTGTGTAACAGTAAAACCGGTGTGGTTGATACCATCGCACAATTGAGTGGTCAGACACCGGTTTTTTATCAGGGTGATGTTCGAGATCGTCACTTACTGGATGATATTTTTTCGCAGCATGTCATTGATGCCGTCATTCATTTTGCCGGCTTGAAAGCGGTGGGCGAGTCAGTGCGTGAACCCATCAACTACTACGACAATAACGTCTACGGTACGCTGACGCTGGTGGAAGCGATGAAAAAAGCGGAGGTCAACACGTTGATCTTCAGTTCATCCGCCACGGTTTATGGTGATCAGCCGCAAATTCCTTATCACGAAAGTTTTCCTACCGGCACGCCCTCCAGCCCTTATGGTCGCAGCAAGCTGATGGTGGAGCAAATTCTGCAGGACCTGCAACGGGCAGAGCCAGATTGGAGCATTGTCCTGCTGCGCTATTTCAATCCGGTCGGCGCCCATCCATCAGGTGACATGGGAGAAGACCCGCAAGGTGTCCCCAATAACCTGATGCCGTATATCGCGCAAGTCGCTGTAGGCCGCCGCGAATCATTAACAATATTTGGTAACGACTACCCCACCGCGGATGGCACTGGCGTCCGTGATTACATTCACGTGGTTGATCTGGCTGATGGCCACGTAGCCGCCATGAATATTTTGCATAAACGACCTGGCGTACATATTTACAATTTGGGGGCAGGTGTCGGCTATAGCGTACTACAAGTGGTTGAAGCTTTTGGAAAAGCTTGTGGCAAACCGATTCCTTACCATTTTGCACCGCGCCGTGACGGTGATCTGCCCGCTTACTGGGCTGATGCGGAAAAAGCCAACCGAGACCTTCACTGGCGTGTGAGCCGTTCACTGGATGAGATGGTAGCCGACGCCTGGCGTTGGCAGTCGAACCATCCCAATGGTTTTATTGGTTGA
- a CDS encoding pyridoxal phosphatase, which yields MTYRVIALDLDGTLLNQQKKILPESLAALALARQAGITVLIVTGRHHSAIHPFYQALQLDTPAICCNGTYLYNYQTKQTSETNPLTATQAKNVLHLLDQFDIHGLMYADDAMLYQHSTGHVTRSLAWAETLPELQRPTFTYVKNLFTAADDARAIWKFATSHADSTELNKLAELIEKELGLTCEWSWQDQVDIAQAGNSKGKLLQKWVESQGIDMKEVIAFGDNFNDISMLSVSGLGIAMGNSADEVKAHADLVIGHNEQPGIAETIMKRVLA from the coding sequence ATGACCTATCGTGTAATCGCGCTTGATCTAGATGGTACTTTACTGAACCAACAGAAAAAGATCTTGCCGGAATCACTAGCAGCACTGGCATTAGCTCGACAAGCCGGAATAACCGTACTGATTGTGACAGGTCGCCATCACTCGGCTATCCATCCCTTTTATCAGGCGCTACAGTTGGATACACCCGCAATCTGCTGCAATGGCACGTATCTGTATAATTATCAGACCAAACAAACGTCGGAAACCAACCCACTGACTGCCACACAAGCTAAAAACGTGCTACACCTGCTTGATCAGTTTGATATTCACGGCCTGATGTATGCTGACGACGCCATGTTGTATCAACATTCTACCGGCCATGTCACCCGATCACTGGCCTGGGCGGAAACACTACCCGAGCTGCAACGTCCTACATTTACCTATGTCAAAAACCTGTTCACCGCCGCAGATGATGCGCGCGCTATCTGGAAATTTGCTACATCACATGCGGACAGTACCGAACTGAATAAGCTTGCTGAATTGATAGAAAAAGAGCTGGGATTAACCTGCGAGTGGTCATGGCAGGATCAGGTCGATATCGCTCAGGCGGGCAACAGTAAAGGAAAGCTATTGCAGAAGTGGGTGGAATCACAGGGTATCGACATGAAAGAGGTGATTGCCTTTGGTGATAATTTTAATGATATCAGTATGCTATCAGTATCTGGGCTGGGTATTGCCATGGGGAACAGTGCCGATGAAGTGAAAGCGCACGCCGACCTGGTAATTGGTCATAATGAGCAGCCTGGGATCGCGGAAACGATCATGAAGCGGGTGTTGGCATAG